One Augochlora pura isolate Apur16 chromosome 10, APUR_v2.2.1, whole genome shotgun sequence DNA window includes the following coding sequences:
- the Borcs6 gene encoding BLOC-1 related complex subunit 6 isoform X2: MTASYSEISFDSQSSPPMSELRSLIDSPDIDGTKFLEDSLEKMNAACGRPDQLNLKNREESSPVEDEELDPPSYHKAIGYLQFEGTVMQDGDMVLFVAEDLENKIKLSSPVTKKGETPSFPGSRSSTPCLYRQALTPQLPLLDHNILNELEMEARKIATSVDALTENLAAILHSASALTVGCLETYRDAVCKTCDAIDHNIKSMYQLMAKCEELSKSMGPVYKLAEQVKEMKRMLELFENAMNL, translated from the exons ATGACAGCATCTTACTCCGAAATATCGTTCGATTCGCAGTCGTCACCGCCGATGTCGGAATTAAGATCGTTGATTGATTCGCCGGACATAGACGGTACAAAATTCTTGGAGGACAGTTTAGAAAAGATGAACGCAGCATGCGGTAGGCCAGATCAGTTGAATTTAAAGAACAGAGAAGAGAGTAGCCCTGTCGAGGACGAGGAATTGGATCCTCCGAGTTATCATAAGGCTATCGGGTATCTGCAATTCGAAGGAACCGTGATGCAGGACGGGGACATGGTGTTGTTCGTAGCGGAAGAtttagagaataaaattaaactgtCGAGCCCGGTGACGAAAAAGGGGGAAACCCCGTCGTTTCCAGGCTCCCGTAGCTCGACTCCTTGTTTATACAGGCAGGCTCTGACACCACAGCTACCGCTTCTCgatcataatattttaaacgagCTGGAAATGGAAGCCAGGAAAATTGCGACATCGGTCGATGCGTTGACAGAGAATTTGGCTGCGATTTTGCACAGT GCGTCGGCGTTGACGGTCGGATGTTTGGAAACGTACAGAGACGCGGTATGCAAAACATGCGACGCGATAGATCACAACATCAAATCGATGTACCAATTAATGGCCAAATGCGAAGAGTTATCCAAATCTATGGGACCAGTGTATAAATTAGCCGAGCAAGT TAAGGAGATGAAGAGGATGCTGGAGCTATTCGAGAATGCTATGAATCTGTGA
- the Pig-t gene encoding phosphatidylinositol glycan anchor biosynthesis class T has protein sequence MTHLNVPLLFFTIFGIIETVSPHNDFFDEELMLKPLSSNHVYAYFQFTTVWEAPKEIKTLQHSHLFPRGLGEIISRHGVDELHLTLTKGLWNYQKWGYPYHDAGPGAEITTWFSKDVVNVDNEWKGLTNALAGLFCASLNFVNPSNSMSPEFTFRPSGIVENNSINSSHLRYSSLPREIVCTENLTPFKKLLPCDSKKGLAALLNSAYIHNTNYHSIGIHFRVICSNAVCTKTSLELRQTVSLVYDTMVDTTQDWSILKFFGMGIKGACPLASLSNIYVDVSNNNTNQIYRLTPPPSAKITSLRGGQRNEIAVYDIRAHSAKGIFNIGVTHNAGAKVSLNYPSILYANRYIIGYGQERGSLVTKLYNNYWQPLDVVLLENIPWYLLVYFHSVTITCDGQRIVPLAQRYLPGKERKSPYYLEMVLRLPARSVTRFSIEMDYSFLKWQEYPPDANHGFYMGSAVITALLPIARNYTALPLDGSTITSSFNASRAGYLVQLRTESLLISLPTPDFSMPYNVICLACTAVALAFGPLHNISTKTLVLKKIEMNWKEKLFASLMEKIVKLKKKKQE, from the exons ATGACGCATTTAAATGTACCATTActattttttacgatttttggTATTATCGAAACGGTGTCTCCGCACAATGATTTCTTCGACGAAGAGTTAATGTTAAAACCATTATCAAGCAATCATGTTTACgcgtattttcaatttactacTGTGTGGGAGGCgccgaaagaaataaaaacat TACAACATTCCCATTTGTTTCCAAGAGGGCTTGGAGAAATTATAAGTCGACACGGTGTAGACGAACTACATCTCACTTTGACCAAAGGGTTATGGAATTACCAAAAATGGGGGTATCCCTACCATGATGCAGGTCCAGGTGCAGAAATCACCACTTGGTTTAGTAAAGATGTTGTCAA TGTCGACAACGAGTGGAAAGGTTTGACAAATGCTCTGGCTGGACTGTTTTGTGCCtcgttaaattttgttaatccTTCGAACAGTATGTCTCCGGAATTCACATTCCGACCTAGTGGTATTGTAGAGAATAATAGTATAAACTCTAGTCATTTACGCTACTCGTCATTGCCAAGAGAAATAGTTTGCACAGAAAATTTAACACCATTCAAAAAATTACTGCCATGCGATTCCAAG AAAGGTTTAGCAGCGCTGTTGAATTCGGCATACATTCATAATACAAATTACCATTCCATTGGAATTCACTTTCGCGTGATATGTTCGAACGCAGTGTGTACGAAAACATCGTTAGAGTTACGACAGACCGTTTCGTTAGTATACGATACGATGGTAGATACAACACAG GACTGGtcaattctaaaattctttgGAATGGGTATTAAAGGGGCGTGTCCTCTTGCTTCCTTGAGCAATATATACGTAGACGTATCTAATAACAATACAAATCAGATATACCGATTAACACCTCCGCCAAGTGCTAAAATTACTAGTCTTCGAGGTGGTCAACGGAACGAAATAGCCGTGTACGATATTAGAGCACATTCCGCAaaaggaatatttaatattggagTCACTCATAACGCTGGCGCCAAAGTTAGTCTAAACTATCCATCGATTTTATACGCGAATAGATATATTATcg GATATGGACAGGAAAGGGGCAGTCTGGTAACAAAgctctataataattactggCAACCACTTGACGTGGttctattagaaaatattccatGGTACTTGTTggtatattttcattctgtTACAATAACTTGCGATGGACAAAGAATAGTTCCAT TGGCTCAACGCTATCTGCCTggcaaagaaagaaaaagtccATACTATCTTGAAATGGTTTTGCGCTTACCAGCACGATCGGTGACTAGGTTTTCCATAGAAATGGATTATTCGTTTCTTAAGTGGCAGGAATATCCACCGGATGCTAATCACGGATTTTATATGGGCTCAGCCGTAATTACCGCATTGCTTCCCATAGCGAGAAATTACACTGCACTACCGCTCGACGGAAGTACCATAACATCTAG tttcaaCGCTTCGAGAGCCGGATACTTGGTACAGCTGAGAACGGAGTCATTACTTATCAGTCTACCCACGCCCGACTTCAGCATGCCGTACAATGTAATTTGTTTGGCATGCACAGCCGTCGCTCTCGCGTTTGGTCCGCTTCACAATATTTCCACGAAAACGTTAGTTTTGAAGAAGATAGAAATGAattggaaagaaaaattgttcgcttCCTTAATGGAAAAGATTGTCaaactaaaaaagaaaaaacaagaataa
- the Borcs6 gene encoding BLOC-1 related complex subunit 6 isoform X1 yields the protein MDSEESEAHSKPLPMRSEKSTAIDYDEDRLHEMTASYSEISFDSQSSPPMSELRSLIDSPDIDGTKFLEDSLEKMNAACGRPDQLNLKNREESSPVEDEELDPPSYHKAIGYLQFEGTVMQDGDMVLFVAEDLENKIKLSSPVTKKGETPSFPGSRSSTPCLYRQALTPQLPLLDHNILNELEMEARKIATSVDALTENLAAILHSASALTVGCLETYRDAVCKTCDAIDHNIKSMYQLMAKCEELSKSMGPVYKLAEQVKEMKRMLELFENAMNL from the exons ATGGACTCGGAAGAAAGCGAAGCACACTCGAAGCCCTTACCAATGCGCAGTGAAAAGAGCACTGCTATCGACTATGACGAAGATAGA TTGCACGAGATGACAGCATCTTACTCCGAAATATCGTTCGATTCGCAGTCGTCACCGCCGATGTCGGAATTAAGATCGTTGATTGATTCGCCGGACATAGACGGTACAAAATTCTTGGAGGACAGTTTAGAAAAGATGAACGCAGCATGCGGTAGGCCAGATCAGTTGAATTTAAAGAACAGAGAAGAGAGTAGCCCTGTCGAGGACGAGGAATTGGATCCTCCGAGTTATCATAAGGCTATCGGGTATCTGCAATTCGAAGGAACCGTGATGCAGGACGGGGACATGGTGTTGTTCGTAGCGGAAGAtttagagaataaaattaaactgtCGAGCCCGGTGACGAAAAAGGGGGAAACCCCGTCGTTTCCAGGCTCCCGTAGCTCGACTCCTTGTTTATACAGGCAGGCTCTGACACCACAGCTACCGCTTCTCgatcataatattttaaacgagCTGGAAATGGAAGCCAGGAAAATTGCGACATCGGTCGATGCGTTGACAGAGAATTTGGCTGCGATTTTGCACAGT GCGTCGGCGTTGACGGTCGGATGTTTGGAAACGTACAGAGACGCGGTATGCAAAACATGCGACGCGATAGATCACAACATCAAATCGATGTACCAATTAATGGCCAAATGCGAAGAGTTATCCAAATCTATGGGACCAGTGTATAAATTAGCCGAGCAAGT TAAGGAGATGAAGAGGATGCTGGAGCTATTCGAGAATGCTATGAATCTGTGA